Genomic DNA from Clostridia bacterium:
TTTTTGCTGTTGAGGGATTTTTATTTTTTTTTGTATATGAATGATACAAAAATATGTTATATTAATATAAATAAATTTAAGGACCTCAAAACTATGGATTTTAAAATTGATGTATCTAATACGACTATTGAAACTAAACGACTGCTTTTGCGTCCCTTTGAAAAATCTGATTTAAATGACCTTTTTACATATGCGTCTGTTCCTGGGGTTGGCGAAATGGCCGGCTGGGGACACCATGATTCAATAGAAACTAGTCAAAACATTTTGGATATGTTTATAGAAGAAAAAGAAGTTTTTGCTTTATATCACAAAGTAGATTCTAAAGTAATCGGATCTTTGGGACTTCATCAATCATGGACTGAAAATGATGACAAATACAAAGACTTAAAGGTCAAAGAAATCGGCTACGTACTTTCTAAGGATTATTGGGGACAAGGTTTGATGCCTGAAGCTGTCAATGCTGTATTAGCTTATTGCTTTAATGACCTTGACTTAGAGGCAGTAACTTGCAGCCACTTTGTATATAACAATCAGTCACGTAGAGTTATTGAAAAGTGCGGTTTTACTTATGTTAAGAAAAATGTATTTTTTGCAAAACAGCTAAAAAAAGAGATTGAAGATGTAAACTATATTTTATTTAAAGAAGAATATTTGAAACGGAATAATAAGGTTATAGTATAAGACGCGATTACA
This window encodes:
- a CDS encoding GNAT family protein, with translation MDFKIDVSNTTIETKRLLLRPFEKSDLNDLFTYASVPGVGEMAGWGHHDSIETSQNILDMFIEEKEVFALYHKVDSKVIGSLGLHQSWTENDDKYKDLKVKEIGYVLSKDYWGQGLMPEAVNAVLAYCFNDLDLEAVTCSHFVYNNQSRRVIEKCGFTYVKKNVFFAKQLKKEIEDVNYILFKEEYLKRNNKVIV